From Bacteroides uniformis:
TGCAGGAGTCTTTGCGTTGCTCGTACTGTTTGTTCCCGAAACGCCACGCTATCTTGCCATGAGTGGCAAGGATGATAAGGCACTCCAGGTGTTAAGCCGTATCAACGGCTTGGCTCAGGCAAAGGTTATTCTGTCTCAAATCAAAGCCACGGCAGAGGAAAAGACGGAAAAGCTTTTCACTTATGGCTGGATGGTTATCTTTATCGGTATCATGCTGAGTGTATTCCAGCAAGCGGTAGGTATCAACGCCGTACTCTATTTCGCACCGCGTATCTTCGAAACGATGGGAATGGGCAACCCGATGGTTCAAACCGTCATCATGGGTATCATCAATATTCTGTTCACGTTGCTGGCTGTCTTTACAGTCGAGAAATGGGGACGTAAACCGCTGCTCATCTCGGGGTCTATCGGCATGGCGATAGGTGCTTTCGGAGTAGCTCTTTGCAACGTTGTGGCAGGGCTTCCTCCCATGTTGGCTGTTGTCAGCATCATGGTCTACAGTGCTTCGTTCATGTTCAGCTGGGGCCCCATCTGCTGGGTACTGATTGCTGAAATCTTCCCGAATACCATCCGTGGCGCTGCAGTAGCCATTGCCGTAGCCTTCCAATGGATATTCAATTTCATTGTATCTTCCACCTTCGTACCTATGTACAATATGAGTTTGGGAGATATGGGAGACAAGTTCGGGCACATGTTTGCTTATGGCTTATACGGAATCATCTGTGTGGTGGCTGCTCTGTTTGTCTGGAAGCTTGTTCCCGAAACGAAAGGCAAGACACTGGAAGACATGACCAAGCTGTGGAAGAATAGAAGAAACAATAGATAAGACCGTCATTGAAACTGTCCATATAAAACGGGAAAGAGGAGGCCTGATGAATGCCTCCTCTTTTTGTTATCAATTCCGTATCTTTTCCCTTATCCGTTCAAGATGGGAAAGAAAAATCTTCGGAGGGGAAGATAACATGTAAGGATAAACCGTACCTTTGCACTGTTTTTAATCAGGAATAGCAAGAAAGTTATGGATTCAATGAAAATCAATAAGGTGCAGATACGCAATCTGCAGATTGAAGATTATGACCAGTTGGCACAATCGTTTACGCGCGTTTATTCAGACGGAAGCGATGTGTTCTGGACGCACAAACAAATAGAAAAACTGATACGCATCTTCCCCGAGGGGCAGATTGTGACGGTGGTTGACGAGAAAATCGTGGGCTGTGCGCTTTCCATCATAGTGAACTACGATGATGTGAAGAACGACCACACTTACGCCCAGGTTACGGGCAAGGAGACTTTCAACACCCACAATCCGAAAGGCAACATACTTTATGGCATCGAAGTCTTTATCCATCCCCAATACCGTGGCCTGCGTCTGGCACGCCGTATGTATGAATACCGCAAGGAACTTTGCGAGACATTGAACCTGAAGGCAATCATGTTTGGCGGACGTATCCCCAACTACTACAAATATGCCGATCAAATCCGCCCCAAGGAGTACATAGATAAGGTGAAGCAAAAGGAAATCTTCGACCCGGTGCTGACCTTTCAGCTCTCTAACGACTTCCACGTGCGCAAGGTGATGCGCAACTACCTTCCCAATGATGAGGAGTCCAAGCACTACGCCTGCCTGCTGCAATGGGACAATATCTACTATCAGGCTCCCACACAAGACTATGTAAACCCCAAAACCACTGTCCGCGTAGGCTTGGTACAATGGCAGATGCGTACCTACAAGACACTGGATGACCTTTTTGAGCAAGTGGAATTTTTTGTGGATGCCGTGAGCGACTACAAGAGTGACTTTGTCCTTTTTCCCGAATACTTCAACGCACCGTTGATGGCAAAATTCAACAACGAGGGCGAGTCGCAGGCTATCCGCGGGCTGGCGGCCTATACCGAGGAAATCAAGGAGCGTTTCGTCAAGCTCGCCATCAGCTATAACATCAACATTATTACGGGCAGTATGCCGCTTATCAAGGAAGACGGGCTGCTATACAACGTAGGATTCCTCTGCCGACGTGACGGAAGTTATGAAATGTACGAAAAGATACATGTCACTCCCGACGAGATAAAGTCCTGGGGACTGAGCGGAGGCAAGTCCATCCAAACTTTCGATACGGACTGTGCTAAGATAGGCGTGCTGATATGCTACGATGTAGAGTTCCCCGAACTGAGCCGCATCATGGCGGACCAAGGCATGCAGATACTCTTTGTTCCTTTCCTTACCGATACGCAGAATGCTTACAGCCGCGTAAAGGTGTGCGCCCATGCTCGTGCCATCGAAAACGAGTGCTTTGTAGTGATAGCCGGCAGTGTAGGCAATCTTCCCCGCGTGCACAACATGGACATCCAGTATGCCCAGTCCGGTGTGTTCACTCCCTGCGACTTCGCTTTCCCCACAGACGGCAAGCGTGCGGAAGCCACTCCGAATACCGAAATGATTCTTGTGTCGGATGTGGATCTGGACTTGCTGAATGAACTGCATACCTACGGCAGTGTACGCAACCTGAAAGACCGGAGAGGCGATTTGTACGAGGTGAAGATGAAAAGATGACTTTCCCGAATGCCACACTCGGTTGCCTCCAATACCACACCTTATTCTCCGAAATGCCACACTTCATCGTCCGGAATGCCATAGGTTTCGGACAACGGAGTGTGGCATTTCAGCTGCTGAAGTGTGGCATCCGGGACGATGAAGTATGGCATTTCGGATGGTAATTCCATAGTTTATCCGTATCTTTACAAAACTTTTATTCTAAAAAACAGAAACAATGGCCAAGAAAGCTCTCTCTGCTCCCGAAATACCTCTCTGCATCAATGTGTTGCGATTACTTAACTACCGTCTGGCTCCCGACGAGCTGATTCTGTTCGACTGGCTTACAGTAAAACAGATTTCTTTTAAATACAAGCCTTTCCATTACTCCCAGGCGCGTGTAGAGGAAGAAACCCGTATCCGCCGTACCCGGCAGGAAGTCATCATTAAGCAATTCTCGGCCTTGGGCTTCCTGAAAACCGACATAAAGGTCAATTCCGTCACCCGTGGACGTGTCCGCTATTACTCCGTGGACTTCAGTGTACTTGCCGACGTGGATGTCCTGGTAGAAATCATCATGCCCCAAACCACGCTCTTCCGTGACTTCATCCTCTACTTTGCCTACCACGCCACTATGCAGAAGAAGAGCAAGGAAGAACAACTGAAGCCTGCCTCCGCCATAAATCACGAGGCTGCCGCCCGAATCTATCAACTGTTGAGCCAAGTCTATGACGAGCGCCGCCAATACTATAATGATGGGGGACTGACCGGAGATGTGAAGCCTGAACGCTCGAAATCTGCCATGCAATTGCAGCATAACAAACCCATAGAACGTAAACTGGCAAAGTTGGCAGACTACTACAACGATAACAGCATCAAAAACGCCTTTCTTGCCTATGTGGACGAAATCCTGACCCAAAAGAAAGAACCCGAAAACCTGATGTATTACTTTCTCTCTTTCGATGAGACATCGGATTGTTTCGGAGTGGTGAATCATTACCTTAATTATTTCACCTTGCATTATAGTTACAGCAGCAACAGTTGAAGTCTATCCGCTGATGATGCTGTTATTAATTCTTTTAATATAATACTTTATTATTCTTTCCCATGCTGTTCTCTGCACGCTTATTGCTGATTGCGGCAATAGCATTCGCAGAATTCTACATACCATTTGTTGAACTCAGCAAAATAGCCCTCTCATTTGTTGTTTTCAACGTAGTTTTCAGGTCGCTTGTTTGAGCTAAATTTACGTTTTTTGCCGTTTTTGCTTAGGGAACCCGTGGATTTTGGCTTATTTTGAGAAACGTGATTCGCTCAAACTAAAACGGCAAATCATAAATGGAGACTTCTTTTTCGTGTACTGACATTCTCTCTGCATTATTCAAAAGAGAAATATCTTTAATCTTTTTATGATATAGAGAAAATTTTGCAATTTGTTCTATTTCTTTTTTACGGTTTTTACTAAGGATTAGATATTCTTCTTCTCTATCAATTCCTAAAAAACGGCGTCCCAAAAGATTGGCTGCAATTCCTGTAGTGCTGCTGCCTGTAAATGGGTCGAGAATCCACGCACCACCACGAGTTGATGCCAAAATAATACGCGACAATACAGATAAGGGTTTCTGAGTAGGATGTTTGCCACATGATTTTTCCCAACGAGCTATGGCCGGTAATTGCCATACGTCCGTCATCTGCTTGTTGCTGTTGATTTGCTTCATGATACTATAATTATAGTAGTGTGTTATTTTAGCAGACTTGCGTGCCCAAATAATGAACTCTGTTGAGTGTGTAAAATAACGACATGAAATATTAGGTGGCGGATTGGTCTTTGCCCATGTCACTACATTCAAAATCTTAAATCCTAATTCAGTCAGGATATTGGCTATTGAAAAAATATTATGATATGTACCGCTAATCCATATTGTTCCATTTTCC
This genomic window contains:
- a CDS encoding carbon-nitrogen hydrolase family protein — encoded protein: MDSMKINKVQIRNLQIEDYDQLAQSFTRVYSDGSDVFWTHKQIEKLIRIFPEGQIVTVVDEKIVGCALSIIVNYDDVKNDHTYAQVTGKETFNTHNPKGNILYGIEVFIHPQYRGLRLARRMYEYRKELCETLNLKAIMFGGRIPNYYKYADQIRPKEYIDKVKQKEIFDPVLTFQLSNDFHVRKVMRNYLPNDEESKHYACLLQWDNIYYQAPTQDYVNPKTTVRVGLVQWQMRTYKTLDDLFEQVEFFVDAVSDYKSDFVLFPEYFNAPLMAKFNNEGESQAIRGLAAYTEEIKERFVKLAISYNINIITGSMPLIKEDGLLYNVGFLCRRDGSYEMYEKIHVTPDEIKSWGLSGGKSIQTFDTDCAKIGVLICYDVEFPELSRIMADQGMQILFVPFLTDTQNAYSRVKVCAHARAIENECFVVIAGSVGNLPRVHNMDIQYAQSGVFTPCDFAFPTDGKRAEATPNTEMILVSDVDLDLLNELHTYGSVRNLKDRRGDLYEVKMKR
- the xylE gene encoding D-xylose transporter XylE, producing MNYTEKGSKLYLFSIVLVAVIGGLLFGYDTAVISGADKGLQAFFMGASDFVYTDTIHGITSSSALIGCIIGSALSGFFASNLGRKNSLFIAGVLFFLSALGSYYPEFLFFDYGVPSYSLLVAFNFYRVLGGIGVGLASAICPMYIAEIAPSNIRGTLVSWNQFAIIFGQLVVYFVNFLILGENSNPVIKAIEGVNQILNPEAAAWTTEIGWRLMFVSEAVPAGVFALLVLFVPETPRYLAMSGKDDKALQVLSRINGLAQAKVILSQIKATAEEKTEKLFTYGWMVIFIGIMLSVFQQAVGINAVLYFAPRIFETMGMGNPMVQTVIMGIINILFTLLAVFTVEKWGRKPLLISGSIGMAIGAFGVALCNVVAGLPPMLAVVSIMVYSASFMFSWGPICWVLIAEIFPNTIRGAAVAIAVAFQWIFNFIVSSTFVPMYNMSLGDMGDKFGHMFAYGLYGIICVVAALFVWKLVPETKGKTLEDMTKLWKNRRNNR
- a CDS encoding DNA-methyltransferase; amino-acid sequence: MIPYFKSSDRAFTLLHGDCIELLKQFSFKFDMIFADPPYFLSNGGISVQSGKMVCVDKGEWDKGGTPEYIDSFNRAWISECQNKLKENGTIWISGTYHNIFSIANILTELGFKILNVVTWAKTNPPPNISCRYFTHSTEFIIWARKSAKITHYYNYSIMKQINSNKQMTDVWQLPAIARWEKSCGKHPTQKPLSVLSRIILASTRGGAWILDPFTGSSTTGIAANLLGRRFLGIDREEEYLILSKNRKKEIEQIAKFSLYHKKIKDISLLNNAERMSVHEKEVSIYDLPF